The following coding sequences are from one Desulfosporosinus orientis DSM 765 window:
- the flgL gene encoding flagellar hook-associated protein FlgL, producing the protein MRITNGMMIQNTVRNINDNLVKLAKLQAQASSQKKIEVPSDDPVAAVKSLKLTNYMTNIQQYQENAEAADSWLSYSDSALSQIGDILATIREETVEAANGTLADEDLKKIGTTIAELKDSIIEVANTSYAGRSIFAGYQTDEAPFAEVTTTIGDQVTYNRKYLSLGGVVAVSVSDSDLISFYQDNMDQISGQAELTSAAFEEFTPASPELEFSVTLDGVTQTISLADGTDYDIDTIVDTLQSQLDAAFPASSEQPDSLIKVSQDEGKIILTVQDGSSIAINSGTLDVSSLGFADGQNSSTEDTENIKYRVGSSSWVTVNAEGSDIVGEGEDGLFDTLAKLELALSGETQYKSVSYDASTGVTVETYDLDLSGLLDDLDESINRVLSVRADLGTRTEYVQKTQTRLEDNELTYNEILSQNDEVDLAEVSIDLSSAQASYQAALAAGAKVIQNSLLDYLT; encoded by the coding sequence GTGAGAATCACCAACGGTATGATGATCCAAAATACGGTCAGGAATATTAATGACAACCTTGTAAAGCTTGCCAAGCTTCAAGCCCAGGCGTCCTCGCAAAAAAAGATAGAGGTTCCTTCTGATGATCCGGTAGCTGCTGTCAAGTCTCTGAAATTGACAAATTATATGACAAATATTCAACAATATCAGGAAAATGCTGAGGCTGCGGATTCGTGGCTGAGCTATTCAGATTCTGCCCTTAGTCAAATAGGGGATATCCTGGCTACTATTCGAGAAGAAACTGTTGAGGCAGCGAATGGGACTCTTGCAGATGAAGACCTGAAAAAAATTGGAACAACAATTGCAGAATTGAAAGACTCCATCATCGAAGTTGCCAATACCAGTTATGCCGGCCGTTCTATTTTTGCCGGGTATCAGACAGATGAGGCCCCCTTTGCAGAGGTAACAACGACAATAGGAGATCAAGTGACCTATAATAGGAAGTATTTATCCTTGGGAGGGGTTGTTGCAGTTTCTGTTTCCGATAGCGATTTGATAAGTTTTTATCAGGATAATATGGATCAAATCAGTGGGCAGGCGGAACTAACATCTGCAGCTTTCGAAGAGTTCACGCCAGCCTCTCCGGAGCTTGAATTTTCCGTCACCCTGGACGGGGTCACGCAGACCATCAGCCTGGCAGACGGAACTGACTATGATATCGATACAATCGTGGACACACTTCAGAGCCAGCTGGATGCAGCTTTCCCGGCAAGCAGTGAGCAGCCGGATTCTTTGATTAAGGTGAGCCAGGATGAAGGGAAAATTATCCTTACGGTTCAAGATGGAAGCAGTATAGCCATTAATAGCGGTACCTTGGATGTCAGTAGTCTGGGGTTTGCCGATGGACAAAATTCCAGTACGGAAGATACAGAAAACATTAAATACAGAGTGGGAAGCAGCAGCTGGGTTACTGTCAATGCAGAGGGGAGTGACATCGTTGGCGAAGGGGAGGACGGTTTGTTTGATACCCTTGCCAAGCTGGAATTGGCCTTGTCGGGTGAAACTCAATATAAGTCCGTCAGTTATGATGCCAGTACCGGAGTAACGGTGGAAACCTATGATTTGGATCTATCCGGCTTATTGGATGATTTGGATGAAAGTATCAATCGAGTCCTTAGTGTCAGAGCGGATTTGGGAACAAGAACGGAGTATGTGCAGAAAACCCAGACTCGCCTGGAAGACAATGAATTGACCTATAATGAGATCTTATCCCAAAACGATGAAGTAGATCTAGCCGAAGTAAGTATTGACTTGTCCAGTGCTCAGGCGAGCTATCAAGCAGCCTTAGCTGCAGGGGCCAAAGTGATTCAAAACAGCTTGCTGGATTATTTGACTTAG
- the flgK gene encoding flagellar hook-associated protein FlgK, whose translation MNSFFGLNVGLKSLFASQAALNTINHNISNADTVGYSRQVVSLKASRALSTSDGSGMVGTGVNIESIVQIRNVFLDQRYWQESSQYGEYSVKSNSLSELESLLSDSDEGLNDALDSFTSAMEDLANDPSDDSARSAMVAEGSALCEYLNNMYGTLEDLLDENNSAVKTEVDEINSLANQISALNQQIYKAESTGDTANDLRDQRAVLIDQLSAVADVEVKEVSYGTLANGQQDLRLSIKINGVSLVNHFSVNELECYENSDGTYGVQWAETHNEVSFTGGEIKGYLDMCQGDGSDGGFKGIPYYMNQLNTFARSLAKAFNEGIYADGESHSSGHAGGVGLDGSTGVRFFSYEEKSTDELMDSGADMDEIYANITAGNISLSADVLNDTDQIATSSVAGEEENSDNLTELIEMFDDSEVFNNGTPEDYINAVYATLGIETALVSKLSNVHENVVELIDSHKTSISGVSLDEETTNLIKYQLAYSAAAKVISVMDEILDVTINSLGAS comes from the coding sequence ATGAATTCATTTTTCGGCTTGAATGTAGGTCTTAAATCCTTATTTGCCAGCCAGGCTGCCTTGAATACGATTAATCATAATATCAGTAATGCGGATACCGTGGGATATTCCCGGCAGGTAGTCAGCTTAAAGGCATCCCGGGCCCTTTCTACAAGCGATGGCAGCGGCATGGTGGGGACGGGAGTAAACATCGAATCCATTGTTCAGATTCGCAATGTTTTCTTGGACCAGCGTTACTGGCAGGAAAGCTCTCAATATGGAGAATACAGCGTTAAAAGTAATTCCTTGTCAGAACTGGAATCCTTATTGAGCGATTCTGATGAGGGGCTAAATGATGCCTTGGACAGCTTTACCTCCGCCATGGAGGATTTGGCGAATGATCCAAGCGATGACTCTGCCCGGTCAGCCATGGTGGCTGAAGGAAGTGCTCTATGTGAGTATTTGAACAATATGTACGGAACGCTGGAGGATTTGCTTGATGAGAATAACAGTGCTGTTAAGACTGAAGTGGATGAGATCAATTCCTTGGCTAATCAAATCAGTGCCTTGAACCAACAAATCTATAAAGCAGAATCCACTGGAGATACAGCCAATGATTTAAGGGATCAACGGGCTGTCCTGATCGATCAGCTCTCGGCCGTTGCTGACGTCGAGGTTAAAGAGGTGTCATATGGCACCTTAGCTAATGGACAACAGGATTTGAGGCTAAGCATTAAAATCAATGGGGTTAGTTTAGTCAATCATTTCAGTGTTAATGAGCTGGAGTGTTATGAAAACAGTGACGGAACCTATGGTGTGCAGTGGGCAGAGACCCATAATGAGGTTTCCTTTACAGGGGGTGAAATCAAAGGCTATTTGGATATGTGTCAGGGGGATGGTTCCGATGGGGGGTTCAAGGGAATTCCTTATTATATGAATCAGCTGAATACGTTTGCCCGTAGTTTAGCTAAAGCCTTTAATGAAGGGATTTATGCTGACGGTGAATCCCATTCTTCCGGACATGCCGGCGGCGTTGGCTTGGATGGAAGCACGGGAGTAAGGTTCTTTTCCTACGAGGAAAAATCCACAGATGAACTGATGGACAGCGGCGCGGATATGGATGAGATCTACGCCAACATTACTGCGGGGAACATCTCTCTCTCAGCTGATGTCCTCAATGATACGGACCAAATTGCAACATCCTCGGTCGCCGGAGAAGAGGAGAATAGTGATAATCTCACGGAGTTGATCGAGATGTTTGATGACTCAGAGGTCTTCAACAATGGTACACCGGAGGATTATATCAATGCAGTCTATGCAACTTTGGGCATTGAAACAGCCCTCGTTTCAAAGCTTTCCAATGTTCATGAAAATGTTGTTGAGCTCATTGACAGTCACAAAACCTCCATCTCTGGCGTATCCCTGGATGAAGAAACGACCAATCTGATTAAGTACCAGCTGGCCTATAGCGCTGCAGCAAAAGTAATTAGTGTTATGGATGAGATTTTGGATGTGACCATTAATTCTTTGGGAGCAAGCTGA